The following coding sequences lie in one Arabidopsis thaliana chromosome 3, partial sequence genomic window:
- a CDS encoding DGCR14-like protein (DGCR14-related; FUNCTIONS IN: molecular_function unknown; INVOLVED IN: biological_process unknown; LOCATED IN: chloroplast; EXPRESSED IN: 25 plant structures; EXPRESSED DURING: 15 growth stages; CONTAINS InterPro DOMAIN/s: Nuclear protein DGCR14 (InterPro:IPR019148); Has 334 Blast hits to 326 proteins in 146 species: Archae - 0; Bacteria - 0; Metazoa - 141; Fungi - 84; Plants - 40; Viruses - 21; Other Eukaryotes - 48 (source: NCBI BLink).) codes for MFLSPGHSPRQISSPSPSSYSDDTLRSTPRSSSSEIIPRNPRKRMRVLDEDAYVEAIEKIIERDYFPDITKLRDRLDWIQAVKTRDPIQIRDAQLKIIERRGKKANHHVGDTEGKTQTPGSTFLRNFTPLDEFDGKTPRTPGVSGREFHGVEVDAGDGDEDIDLNLSLDEFFRRYTSEDNESFSKILEKVNRKKKEKYGFLLEGEKEDGKSIEDVKRDRITDGYGTSDQPPSTLEGWKYTAKNLLMYHPADRGEAPLTEAERAVRLLGLTKEIVKGNTRFHGKTMDSRPREDGSVEILYTPIAGSSPMHISGRDRDKSKRYDLDDLRKTPNPFYVESDKRADNGYSFVRTPSPAPGLDESPFITWGEIDGTPMRLDLEDTPIDIGGSADGPHYNIPSAPPRDVRAHSLSRDASRKLRERSNSMFKKPPLPSPHRSGSASPNVRTLSPAAQKFFRKAIAKSSSTVDESLRASYRGASPRGASPGAVTPKSVRSISRFGKDGTSSETRSP; via the coding sequence ATGTTTCTTTCACCTGGTCATTCTCCTCGTCAGATTTCTTCTCCATCGCCGTCTTCTTATTCCGATGATACCCTCCGATCAACGCCTCGCAGTTCTTCCTCGGAGATCATTCCtcgaaaccctagaaaacGGATGAGAGTTCTCGATGAGGACGCTTATGTTGAAGCAATCGAGAAGATCATCGAGCGTGATTACTTTCCAGATATAACTAAGCTTAGGGATCGGCTCGATTGGATCCAAGCGGTGAAAACCCGTGACCCGATTCAAATCCGAGATGCCCAGTTGAAGATTATCGAGAGGCGTGGAAAGAAGGCGAATCATCATGTTGGAGATACCGAGGGTAAAACTCAAACTCCTGGATCTACTTTTCTGAGAAATTTCACTCCTTTAGATGAATTTGATGGTAAAACCCCTAGAACTCCTGGAGTATCTGGTAGAGAATTTCATGGTGTTGAAGTAGATgctggtgatggagatgaagataTAGATCTTAATTTGTCCCTAGATGAGTTCTTTAGGAGATATACTAGTGAGGATAACGAGAGCTTTTCGAAGATTCTTGAGAAGGTAaataggaagaagaaggagaagtatGGCTTTCTCCTTGAAGGTGAAAAGGAGGATGGTAAATCTATTGAGGATGTGAAGAGAGATAGGATTACAGATGGGTATGGTACATCTGATCAGCCACCGAGTACTTTAGAAGGATGGAAATATACGGCGAAGAATCTTCTGATGTACCATCCAGCTGATCGGGGTGAGGCGCCTTTAACTGAGGCGGAAAGGGCAGTGAGATTACTTGGATTGACTAAGGAGATAGTTAAAGGGAACACTCGTTTTCATGGTAAGACTATGGATTCTAGGCCAAGAGAAGATGGTTCTGTTGAGATTCTCTACACTCCAATCGCAGGTTCTTCCCCGATGCATATCTCAGGTAGGGACAGAGACAAGTCTAAAAGGTATGATCTTGATGATCTAAGGAAAACACCGAATCCTTTCTATGTGGAATCAGATAAGAGGGCAGACAATGGGTATAGTTTTGTTAGAACGCCTTCTCCTGCTCCAGGTCTTGATGAATCACCCTTTATAACATGGGGTGAGATTGATGGGACACCAATGCGATTAGATCTTGAGGATACACCTATTGATATTGGTGGTAGTGCTGATGGACCGCACTATAACATTCCATCTGCACCTCCTAGAGATGTAAGGGCACATTCATTATCAAGGGATGCATCGCGAAAACTTAGAGAGAGATCGAATAGTATGTTTAAGAAACCTCCGTTGCCATCTCCTCATCGAAGTGGAAGTGCAAGTCCGAATGTTAGGACTCTTTCACCCGCTGCTCAGAAGTTTTTCAGAAAGGCAATAGCTAAATCATCTTCTACTGTTGATGAGAGCCTTCGTGCAAGTTATCGTGGAGCAAGTCCTCGTGGAGCAAGTCCTGGTGCTGTGACTCCTAAGAGTGTGAGAAGTATTTCAAGATTTGGCAAAGATGGGACCAGCTCAGAGACAAGGTCGCCTTGA